ggcatatttttttttttaaagttactgacATAAGAGCCTTTTTCTTACAGTTAAATGTCACTACTTTTTATAATGGCATAAAGTATAAATATCTTCACAGATTCTGTTTATATAACTCATATTTTGAATTGGGGAAAAATAATTCCCTAGATTTTACTTCAGCCAAAAAATACATTCCTTTATCTAATGACACATCGGTTATTCATCTGGTAGTCTATCCTTCAATCTCAAAGGGCTTGCCCAAGGTGGAAGACAGCTGAAAGTATATTTaccattataaaataatattgtgGCTTCATTTTCCCTTGGAGATGGAAAAACTATCCCTAAAGGCACTGGACTCATTCAGCCACAGGTGCTTGAAGCAGACAAGGGCAGGGAAGATATCTaccaacaaagagaaaatattcaaaacactACCCCAAAACCAGATTATAGATTTAAGGAACTATCAATCATTGGATAATTCACAGTCCTGGTATAGAAATATGAATGTATGTAAATCATGACCTATCACTGTAAGTAAAGGGAGGGTCTTTAGGAAGACTAGATACATAATTCCGTGCAAATGTTCATGATCGCAAGAGGCAGAATTAAAGAttagaaatataaagagaaagCCTGTTCAATTGTACGTTTCTATCCTCTTCTTGTAACTTTAGGAATGTTCCCAGATAATATATGATATGCACTGTTAAAAATCCTTACACTCTAATGTCCAAGCAGAATGTTTTACCAGATGCTAGTCAGAAGAGTGAACCTTGTACGTTGGATTGACTAGGTAGGTAACACTTAACACTACACGACACATTCTCTTTGTATTTTCCCACCTTTCCTGAAGTCATAAACCTGCCAGTGACGTCAATGCCCACAGGTTCAGTTGATGTCTTCTCAGCACCTGAACAAGGTTCTGACTTAgcagaactgattttttttctttgttgtgatggagtctaaaaaaaaggTATTAAGATGTCATAAATTGTGTGGGCAAGCATGATGTATATATTAAATTCCTCTATCACTTAAATTTTCATATGAAATGTGACTGCCAAATAATGCCGAGTCTAATGAGACTACATGTCTTTTGAAAATTACAAAGTGATGAAAATGTATTATGTTTGAACTATTAGTTTAGGACTAGTAGCTCCAAGTCACAAGTGTGCAAAAACAAGTCACTAGTATTTAAAGCAAACATCACGCATTGTAAGGTTACCCAGACCTGTGAATAGTGCAGTAATTGCCCTATGCATTCATTTGCTGACTAGGGTATTGACttatacattaaaatatagcAACTTAGCCTAAGTTAAAATCTATTAATAAAATTACCTTCTCAGGACCACTCAACTCCTTGTGCTTTTTCATCACACAATTCAAAATATCACATATAATTTGGATTTTCCATTCTGCAAATCCACATTGGAGAAACTGCTTTTTCGTCAAGATTGGTTTATAATTAAATTGATCACGAAGAAGCTGTTAAGAGGACACAGATCAATGTAATAATTGGGAGCAACTTCTTTCAAAAATCCCAAATTATAAATGACCACCTGGTCAGGGATGTACTGCCATTtttgaggagagagaggagaggattaAGCCATTATATATCGGACACTAAAGAAACCTGTAGGGGTGCTGTGAGTCCTGACCAGGTAGGAGAACAGGTAGGAAACAGTTAGCTAGGGATGTACCAGAGTATAGATAGCTGTccagagagatggaaaaagatataaaaagttcAAATATCCTCAtaggtacttaaaaaaaaaacaaaacaaaactccttaGCTCGCTGAACAAGATTACTATAGCAGATATCAGAAAACCACAGTTCTATTTGTTTATAGAAATCATGACTTGATTTTTAGACAAGTCGGTAGGCTACTGAGTTTCGatttctcatgtataaaatgagagATACAGATTAAACCAGTAATTTTCAAAACCTACTCTGTGGACCCTGGGATTTCCTAGAAGTGCCTCTCAGGCTTCCATGGAAGCTTTCTGGGgtgagagacaaagaaagggaaaattaaaCAGAGACTATATTTAAAGGCTACCATTTCATCAAactctacctaaaaaagaaaaaaaacaagatttgATTTGATAAATgggttttactatttttttaaaaaggttaagaaAACCACAGTACGTGAGCAAAAATGAATGATACAAAGTAGGGTTCTGAAAAATCAAACATGAGATTAAGTTCAGGATACATATAGTACAAGTGCAGGTACTAGAGTAGATAATAAGACATGGTTTCAGACCTCAAGGAACACAAGTTGTTCCAACATAAGTTGTAGTTCCTTCTTATAAACAATTAACTCACAATTTTCTGAACCACAAACTTTACTCACTAAAACCACATTTCTCTCTAACTTCTGCCAGTATACCAAATTTTACTAAAATGTGATATAAAAAAGGCAAATGATAACCAATGACAATTACCAGTCCACATATTTGTTAGAGTATGAAACATACAGCAAACTTGAATTGCATCTTGATTATAACAGGGACTGCATTTACATGAGATAAATGCATCTGAAAATACTCCGTCAACTATGTATGCGGCATATATTTGAGTTATAATAACATTAATCTTAAGAAAACCATTCAGTGACTTCTAAAAGAATTATTGTTTCATAAATTCAAAATACCTTGTAGACAGTATCTATGAAGCGTAAGTCATTCTTTGCTATGAGCTCTACATTGGAGTCCACCAGAAGTTCTGCTACGTAAGGTGAATATGAGGTAAGGGAATAGCTGATGATGGGCAGAGAGGCTGCTGTGTCTCCCTTTACCAAACTgttaggaaaaacagaaaaagatttttaataagCTTAATTCCACAAAGTTGGATaattagggaaataaaagaaatgctgTCAAAAACTCATAATTTAACACAATAGCCATAATAATTAGGTGATGCACAAGACCCTTTAGATTCCATCCCCTACTCTAAACCAGTGTAGGCAAATTAACCATGAAACAAAAACTCTTTAGTACCAACAGTCTATTTACCACAGTATTGATTGATTTTCCAAAGCTTAGCCTTACTCGATCTACTCCATTTTCTCCTACTAATAAAGCAAATGTACGGCCTTACAGTACACAAGTAGGCTTTATGGTTTTGCAAACACTTCTCACATTACCTCACTTGCTCTTTATCACAAAGGCAAAGGGAAAATATTAGGAATTCtaagttacagatgaggaaaacagggctggaaaaggtaTCAACTGTGACTAGGCTGACCAGTTTACTATCTTCCCCTGACATCAGGCCCATTTGGAATCTACCTTATTAGCTTACGCTAATTCCTCCAGCCTAGAAAGGTATCCTACTCTTCTGTTATCTGTCATTCATTCTTTATGAATCATCAGTCAAATCTCAAGCCTTCCATGAAGCCATCTTTCTGATCCACAAGGATCTCTCTCAGAACGACTCCCCAGGTGTTCAGTATCTGATACCTGATGCTCTGCCTTGTACTGTTGTCTAATTGTCTCCACACACAGATCTTGTTTCTCAAGGAGAAGTGCCTTCACTGATTCTCTCACAACAAAGCACAGAAAGTATTTGTTCACCTGATGCGATAATGTACTTACTTAGAACATTTGTTTTCCACAAAATTCAAACATATACATAAATCTCCCCATCCCTGcccaatttttttcaataaggCAGGGAACAAATATGATaagattatattttgttttttgcagGACAAACAtaaattgtttctcttttatgtttatGGGTAAAATTATAATTTACCCAATGAGAAAACTGCTCTAGCAACCTTGTCTCTCTGTAAGACAGTTcaaaacaggaaatgaaaaagTACGTTTTTAGAGCAAAATGTGTCCATTTTATCCACATTATGAATAGAAAACAGCCAGGTCTGCATTTAATACCTCTTATGTTAAACAATCTCAAAAATCTTGGTTACCTAGTTTCTAAGGACTTAGACTAGAAACAGTAAGAGAAACAGATATTATAAACTGACAGGCCAACACGAAAAACAGCAAATgtcaggaaaaaattttaaaatggcaaaaagtatAAAGAATCAAAATACGCGGAGggtgtatttgtatgtgtatgtgtgcgtgtcgGATCGGGGAGAGCAATCTGAAGCAGCAGCGAGTAGCACTGCCCATCTCAATAAACCCTGCAGACATTACTATCTTATAAGATAATGTAAACTTGTTCTTAATGATACTCTTGGGTCAATAAGAAAATCAAATGTTTGAATGTTGTATTCAGAAGACAGGAGAATCAtcagtatattttagaattattcctatccaaaatgtcttttaaaatgttaatacttaAAGTGGGAAGAAGAAAACTTGGCTACTCAAACTGATTCAGCCGCTGCCAGTCTGGATAGTAGAGATTTCCCTGTTTTGAGGAACCAATATATGACTGGTACACACTGTGGGAGCAGACTAGGGAGTGCCTTCTGCGTCTCACATATGATGCTCGTAATAACAGTCACCAGAGCCAAACTTTCCCTAGTCTCCTCACTATCCATTCACTCGCAGCCTTCTCTTGGTTAGCTTTCCCTAGTTTACAAGACTATCTAGGATTCTATTGGGTTAAACCAACCCAGTTTCACGCACTACTTGAACATATGCCTAATCTGGACTTGTCCCTCGACACAGTCATTGAATAAATGTCTAATTAGCTTCTAAGATGTGCCAGGCAGTTCTAGATGTGGGGGGCTGCAGTGAACTAAACAAAAGCCCCAGGTGTCAGGCTGCATTCTAGTGGGGGGAACATTTAACCAGTCAGCCATcccagggaggaagaaaaagagatattaaACGATAAGAGGATGATGGGAGTACCGTATTAGGTTGGCAGAATTAGAGAAGAAATGTACCTTGCGACATTCTACAAAGGCGAGTAAGTCACATTTGGAAAGTGGAAACTAAAGCAAAAGGTTTAAGTGAGATAGCTTAATAACAATCTTCAAGCATGGTATAAATTGTCATAAGAAATCTATTAACTAGAATCTTCCAAATCAAAAAGGAATACCACCCAACTAAATGTGCGAGGGTGGTAAATTACAGAACTAATGAAATCCATTACACTTCCATGAGATTAAACGTTGTACAGAGACCACACCTGATTCTAACAATATTGTGCCTCTACTTCTAAAAGTTGTTTTAAATCTCTTGAGTTGGAATTTTTCATTAATTCCTACTTAGAAACAAACTCCTTCCTAACTGCTTTCTAAAATACCTTCGtcatttcaaggaaaaaatttaaaggacccagataaaatctggatttttatttaGATACTCCCCTCATGTCAAGCATTACCTCACATCATTactgaaaataatacaaagaagttTGATATTGTAGCTCACCCTACACAATCCACCTCTCTAGGATAATTTAGCGAGCGAAGCACTTGTTCTAGGTTCCGTAAGCTTCTTTTTAAGTCACCTGTTGCCATTATTTAACATTCGATTCAGCTCCAGCTTTGGAAATTATCTAATttttcacctaaaaaaaaaaaaatccatgaaacaCTGTTCAACTCTTTGTATTTTTGAAGcttctctaatttcttttgtttaatctCATACACACTTACCATATTTATCTTAGTTATTTCTCCCCTAATTTATCTTCCCTACTGGTCTAGTACTGTCTTGTATCGTCCATATATCCCTGAATGTCAGGTGCACTTTTCCCctcaatattttttcattaaaaaaataagtttgccTTATGTTCATCTTCTAAGAATGTGTCTGATATTATATGACACTCTCCCAAACACTTAATGGTACAACAAAGTACAATTTGGGAAGACATATCACCCTAAAATAATCTCCATCAATGGCTATTTTGGATGCTTATAAAGGGTACAtaataaaaatcagtaagaaatggAGACAAAGAAATTTAGCATAGATTTGGTCAGTATTCCCAGGGTTCTGAACTTACATAGTTGTAAATCAGATCgtttgcttaaaaaataaaaatagataagttaaaaaaaattcagaattcagCTGATTAAATATGGCAGCTGGTTAAATGCATGTTACCTTCATTCCCTTTTCTAAACACCACTAAAATGTAAGTAAATGATTAGAAACCATATATACTCATCAGGGTAAAGAAAAATAGAGGGGATTCCACATGACAAAGGATGTGTCAACAAAATTTTGGAAGATGGAAAACAGATGGATGAGTGATAACCAACCTAGCAGAGCAAAGGTAGGTCAATCCCATCCTCCTATTTAGGAGGAAGCCAACAACAGCAACAGGTTCAGAAATGAGGGGACCTGATACTTCTGAAAGGCTGAAGGGTAAGGCCAGGGCCTTGAAATAAGAATGATTATTTGAAAGTCCGTATAAGAAGCTGCTGAACCCTAGATTTTCACTTTCCCTCTGcttcccctcccactcccccaaccCCAGACACATATAACTTGCTCAGCTAGGCAACTACCTCTGATTCCCCAGGTTTAGCAATGAGTTTTTAGAAAATATCACCACAACCCATAAAAAAATTGAGTTGGAATTCATTAAGATTAAACTTCTGTTCTACAAAATACAccgttaagaaaatgaaaagacagtctgCAGacagaatatttataaaacacataCTGGATAAAAGACTTgtttccaaagtatacaaagaattcttaaatgtaagagtaagaaaacaaacaacccaatttaaaaacgggcaaaatatctgaaaatctcattaaagaagatacacagatggcaaataagcatataagatgttcaacatcaaaTGTCTTTAAgtaattacaaatttaaaaaatgataccacTGCATATCTATTACAATGGTTAGAATCCAAAAAACTGACAGTACCAAATGCTTATGAGCGTACgcagcaacaggaactctcatttttGGTGGGTGGGAACGCGAATCGCgtagccattttggaagacagtttggcagactcttacaaagctaaacaccATACAATCAGCATTCGTGCTTATAGTTATTTACCCAAGTGATTTGCAAATTTAATGTACATACAAGATACTGCAcgcaaatgtttacagcagctctgTTCCTAATCACCCAAAACTGCAAGCAATCAGGATGTCCTTCAATAGCCAGatgaatttaaaaaacgaacacaTCCATACAACACgacattattcagcaataaagaaAGAGCTataaagccacaaaaagacatgaatGAACCTTAATACATATTGCTAAGCAAAAGGAACCAGTCTGAAAAGGGTACATATTGTTTGGTTTCCATTTTacgatattctggaaaaggcaaaactgtagagACAATAAAAACTATAGAGATCACGGCTGCAAGGATTCAGAGGTAAGAGGGAGGGTCACATACAGCTAATGTGCAAAGCTACCTCACAGAGGGGGTGGATGGAAAAGCTGCTAAGTAACTTTGGGAATGAGTGGAGCCTGtgagactaaaggcaaaatgagCTGCACAGAAACACTGTACTCTAGTGTATAAAGTTGTTTCCCATGTACGTATGAGTTAATTCTACATATATGCTGaaattgaacaattaagtaaatggatggctAAATAGTAGAAGCCAGAATTCTCACTGCTGGAGTGGgaatttacagataagcaaggggacgAGATTGGAATGAGCCATGCCTCATGGTTTAGAGTTAGACACGcaagtatgaactcatgtttagcttaatatagatgCAGAATATATGTAATGCTGGCTCCCTGGAGAAATGGCCaattctaggactggggcaggaaatatacgAGATGAGCCTGAGGCATTATATAATTCTAGAATGTAAGAAAttacacacaaaacaaacaaaccaatcccacaCGTATGTCACAGGGACACAGGAACCAAATGCAACAGCTTCCAGTGGTCAAAGCTGAAACAATTTgaacagcaaaaacaacaaaatcaggcatttgataaaattcaacatttaggATATAATTCTTAGGAcattaggaatagaagggaactgcCTGCAGTCATCTACAGGATAGCTACAAAAAATTTACTGCAAACATCATATGTAAAGGTGAAGTATTGAAAGCTTTCTTCCTGAGACTGGGAAAAGGCAAGcttatccactctcaccatttctattcaatacTGTACTAGAGGTCTTAGACAGtacaaaaatacaagaaaaagaaataaaa
The window above is part of the Eubalaena glacialis isolate mEubGla1 chromosome 9, mEubGla1.1.hap2.+ XY, whole genome shotgun sequence genome. Proteins encoded here:
- the CEP44 gene encoding centrosomal protein of 44 kDa isoform X4; this translates as MATGDLKRSLRNLEQVLRSLNYPREVDCVGLVKGDTAASLPIISYSLTSYSPYVAELLVDSNVELIAKNDLRFIDTVYKLLRDQFNYKPILTKKQFLQCGFAEWKIQIICDILNCVMKKHKELSGPEKTPSQQRKKISSAKSEPCSGAEKTSTEPVGIDVTGRFMTSGKKKAVVIRHLYNEDGANIPEDTVTDVNEAFDICDLKAAEIKIPELQVPEIKCEQQDTEVNPEIIALQTMLAECQEKLKKLTCIESRLESLEEKMKGKVMVNEKTWADLLSRVTLLETEMLLSKKNDEYIEFNEMSEDCASSSDMDSLNPGNNNPENGKDEKNV